In Trichocoleus sp., the DNA window TGGTTTTGTCTCAGGTCTGCTGCGGCTCAATTTAGGCGACGATCCTGTGAAAAGCTGGCTTGACCAACAAACCAAAACAACGACTGTTGCCTCTACTTCTCCGATGACCAACGGTAAAGGGAACGGCCCTCAACAGATCTCGATCGATTAATTGCATCCTAGAACAGCGGGCAGAGTAGCTCGTCAAGCCAGGCTTCAACCTGATGCCGCAAACGGACTGACGGATTGTGAGGCGAGCCAGACGGTGCCGGAAGCTTTGTTAATGCCCGCTGATAGTCTCCCATCGCACAATTCCAATCACCGCGCAGATGATAGGTGCGTCCCCGTTCGGCGTACAGGTGTCCTTCAAGCCGACCCAGACAGAGACCTAACTCAAAGCTTTCGATCGCCCGATCATACATTTCAAGCTCGCGGAACGTGATGCCCTGATTAATCCAAGCTCGGATGTTCGTTGGGTTGAGGTCAAGGGCAATGTCATAGTCCAAAATTGCTTCCAGGAACTGTCCCTGCGCTGCGTAGTAGTTTGCTCGGTTGTTATAAGCACTGTCCAATCGAGGGTTTAGTTCGATCGCCCGATTGTAGTCTGCTAGGGCAGCATCT includes these proteins:
- a CDS encoding tetratricopeptide repeat protein; this translates as MNIHSFASQNKQNGRTGQSGAAKGRGSDSHPQKRWQSKPKKQLTRPAKSSSAFSQTDQDHLLRQQALTQAQEGQYAKAIALFSQIIERSPASASDYSNRGLVYFQSGQADAALADYNRAIELNPRLDSAYNNRANYYAAQGQFLEAILDYDIALDLNPTNIRAWINQGITFRELEMYDRAIESFELGLCLGRLEGHLYAERGRTYHLRGDWNCAMGDYQRALTKLPAPSGSPHNPSVRLRHQVEAWLDELLCPLF